From Halococcus salifodinae DSM 8989, the proteins below share one genomic window:
- a CDS encoding DUF7342 family protein: MSDENPIDDTTHGPPAGTARTQWQEERTTFQRVYDVITGATEYTSAKEIGERADCSTDGARRVLSQLIEMGIVEYQGDRPREYRRNDSYFRWRRVDTLAREHSVSDLREQVDALLEEDQSFQDRFEAPDPNAVSPAVFEHVEHESIHEQWEGLTRWRSVREDLEVLQQAIHRAERDSEGNAKTSASA; encoded by the coding sequence ATGAGCGATGAGAACCCAATTGACGATACTACCCACGGACCACCCGCTGGTACCGCCCGGACACAGTGGCAGGAAGAGCGCACGACTTTCCAGCGGGTCTACGATGTGATCACCGGGGCCACAGAGTACACGTCCGCGAAGGAGATCGGTGAGCGTGCTGACTGCTCGACCGATGGGGCTCGCAGAGTGCTTTCGCAGCTCATCGAGATGGGTATCGTTGAGTATCAGGGCGACCGCCCCAGAGAGTACCGACGCAACGACTCGTACTTTCGCTGGAGGCGCGTCGACACGCTTGCGCGCGAGCACTCCGTGTCCGACCTCCGTGAGCAGGTTGACGCCCTTCTCGAAGAAGACCAGTCGTTCCAGGACCGCTTCGAGGCCCCCGATCCGAACGCGGTCTCTCCGGCGGTGTTCGAGCATGTCGAGCACGAGTCGATCCACGAGCAATGGGAAGGGCTAACACGCTGGCGGAGTGTCCGTGAGGATCTCGAAGTCCTCCAACAGGCCATCCACCGTGCCGAACGAGACAGCGAAGGGAACGCCAAGACGTCGGCATCGGCGTAG
- a CDS encoding SWIM zinc finger family protein, with the protein MSTNETPQTEAPTTNHQRDTEAVAKRVHRALDSFFHVEATVDDGEYTVFSGSSSTYTVDLSDGTCTCPDGQRGPWCKHAYRAAFVAGEIPDIDGVHVAVSEDDSSDDDRDVDGENDDSETLAERVERFEQANPDASAIMVISQLGIDPNQKERVEEVLAE; encoded by the coding sequence ATGAGCACGAACGAAACACCTCAGACGGAAGCACCGACCACCAACCACCAGCGCGATACCGAAGCCGTCGCAAAGCGTGTCCACCGCGCGCTCGATAGCTTCTTCCACGTCGAGGCAACTGTCGATGACGGTGAATACACGGTGTTCAGCGGTTCGAGCAGCACCTACACGGTAGACCTGTCGGACGGAACCTGTACGTGCCCGGACGGTCAGCGCGGGCCGTGGTGTAAGCACGCCTACCGCGCCGCGTTCGTGGCCGGCGAAATCCCCGACATTGACGGCGTTCACGTCGCCGTCAGCGAAGACGACAGCAGCGACGACGATCGAGACGTGGACGGCGAAAACGACGACAGCGAAACGCTCGCCGAGCGCGTCGAGCGCTTCGAGCAGGCCAATCCCGACGCTTCGGCCATCATGGTCATCAGCCAGCTCGGAATCGACCCCAACCAGAAAGAGCGCGTCGAGGAGGTGCTCGCCGAATGA
- a CDS encoding MBL fold metallo-hydrolase: protein MQILPRGGVREVGRSCFEIDVGDRTYLVDCGIKQGYKTEYPLFRGLGPGEVDAVFLTHAHVDHIGALPVAEQRGLLADDAPIIATRPTNALAHILLHDSLKIHKLQAEELGEPQQFTAEDVEKVLNRFEGHGYEGGSRYNIGFRFGHAGHLLGSTWLALDADGRRVVFSGDLGGRSGHLPAIEEPPLADELILESTYGDTLTHPSLSSAKNDLYETVVEAQQNDQPVLIPTFGIGRSQEVLQLFREREATLEQDVDGEVDVVYDGMIRDSMAVYNAFATDQHVAESLVNYRINAEDPEPFVPDSARTPETVEDRHELVDGEDSPVIVAPSGMFTGGWSPFYLWQMSQHYQDAKVVFTGYQAEGTTGRDLLEEPGDVASVTVSALMAPEEADDSEAEEFAFHDVSIDVPTRWLHSVEGLSLIHISERAGKXTPPRGRICISGCIVPVSLERRGRCRTISNSSSSATIASKTRWMRLPRRSNGWNTSGSPSSRFERALTLAFISDLLLKRRQRFTHESL from the coding sequence ATGCAGATCCTCCCGCGCGGTGGCGTGCGCGAGGTAGGCCGGAGCTGTTTCGAGATCGACGTCGGCGACCGGACGTATCTCGTCGATTGTGGCATCAAACAGGGCTACAAGACGGAGTATCCGCTGTTCCGCGGCCTCGGCCCTGGAGAAGTCGATGCGGTGTTTCTCACCCACGCTCACGTCGACCACATCGGTGCGCTCCCGGTCGCCGAGCAGCGCGGGCTGTTGGCCGACGATGCCCCGATCATCGCCACACGGCCGACGAACGCGCTTGCTCACATCCTGTTGCACGATTCGCTGAAGATTCACAAGCTACAGGCAGAGGAACTCGGCGAGCCCCAGCAGTTCACCGCTGAGGACGTCGAGAAGGTCCTCAATCGGTTCGAGGGACACGGCTACGAGGGCGGGAGTCGCTACAATATCGGCTTCCGCTTCGGCCACGCCGGCCACCTGCTCGGCAGTACGTGGCTCGCACTCGACGCCGACGGCCGGCGCGTCGTGTTCTCTGGAGACTTGGGTGGGCGATCGGGCCATCTCCCCGCGATCGAAGAGCCGCCGCTCGCCGACGAGTTGATCCTCGAATCCACCTACGGCGACACGCTCACGCATCCGTCGCTGTCGAGCGCGAAAAACGACCTCTACGAGACCGTCGTCGAGGCCCAACAAAACGATCAACCTGTGCTCATCCCCACGTTCGGGATCGGACGCTCCCAAGAAGTGCTACAGCTGTTCCGCGAGCGCGAGGCCACTCTCGAACAGGACGTCGACGGCGAGGTGGATGTTGTCTACGACGGGATGATCCGCGACTCGATGGCGGTCTACAACGCTTTTGCGACGGATCAGCACGTCGCGGAATCGCTTGTGAACTATCGGATCAACGCCGAAGACCCCGAGCCGTTCGTCCCTGATAGCGCTCGCACGCCCGAGACCGTCGAGGACCGTCACGAACTCGTCGACGGCGAGGACTCCCCCGTGATCGTTGCGCCGAGCGGGATGTTCACTGGCGGCTGGTCGCCGTTCTATCTGTGGCAAATGAGCCAGCACTACCAGGACGCGAAGGTGGTATTTACCGGCTATCAGGCCGAAGGGACGACGGGCCGCGATCTCTTGGAGGAGCCGGGCGACGTCGCTTCGGTCACCGTCTCGGCGCTCATGGCTCCCGAGGAAGCCGACGATTCCGAGGCTGAGGAGTTCGCGTTTCATGATGTCTCGATCGACGTCCCGACGCGGTGGCTCCACAGCGTCGAAGGACTGTCTCTTATACACATCTCTGAGAGGGCTGGCAAGNTCACGCCACCGCGCGGGAGGATCTGCATCTCGGGTTGCATCGTGCCGGTCTCGTTGGAAAGACGGGGGCGGTGCCGAACGATCTCGAACAGCTCCAGCAGCGCCACGATCGCCTCGAAAACGAGATGGATGCGCTTGCCGAGGAGATCGAACGGTTGGAACACGAGTGGAAGTCCCAGCAGCAGATTTGAGCGGGCGCTAACTCTTGCATTTATATCGGATCTCTTACTGAAACGACGGCAAAGGTTTACGCATGAATCATTATAA
- a CDS encoding transcription initiation factor IIB has product MERPTRQRERNTETEELAQETEDERACPECESASLTNSADQGELVCDDCGLILETDNIDRGPEWRAFNHSERQSKSRVGAPTTQTMHDKGLTTQIGWQDKDAYGRSLSAEKRSQMNRLRKWQERVRTKDAGERNLQFALSETDRMASALGVPRSVREVSSVIYRRALSEDLIRGRSIEAVAASALYAACRKEGIPRSLEEVTHVARVEQKEIGRTYRYIARELELGMRPVDPQKYVTYRYIARELELGMRPVDPQKYVPRFCSSLDLSEEVQSKANEVIEASAAEGLLSGKSPTGYAAAAIYAASLLCNEKKTQREVADVAQVTEVTIRNRYQEQIEAMGIQ; this is encoded by the coding sequence ATGGAGCGTCCTACCCGCCAGCGCGAGCGCAATACCGAAACCGAGGAGCTAGCGCAGGAAACGGAGGACGAACGAGCCTGTCCCGAGTGTGAGTCGGCCAGTCTCACCAATAGCGCCGATCAAGGAGAACTCGTCTGTGATGACTGTGGCCTGATTCTTGAAACCGACAATATCGACCGCGGTCCTGAATGGCGAGCATTCAACCACTCCGAACGACAGAGCAAGTCCCGCGTTGGCGCGCCGACCACCCAAACGATGCATGACAAAGGACTCACTACTCAGATCGGGTGGCAAGACAAAGACGCCTATGGCCGCTCTCTGTCCGCCGAAAAACGGTCACAGATGAACCGTCTCCGGAAATGGCAGGAGCGGGTCCGAACCAAAGACGCCGGTGAACGCAATCTCCAGTTTGCACTCAGTGAAACCGACCGGATGGCGAGCGCACTCGGTGTGCCCCGTTCGGTTCGAGAGGTTTCCTCGGTCATCTACCGACGTGCGCTCTCCGAGGACCTCATCCGCGGACGCTCCATCGAAGCCGTGGCCGCCAGCGCTCTCTATGCTGCCTGTCGCAAAGAAGGAATCCCCCGCAGCTTGGAGGAGGTCACTCATGTCGCTCGCGTCGAACAGAAAGAGATCGGCCGGACCTACCGCTATATTGCCCGCGAACTCGAACTCGGAATGCGACCGGTCGATCCACAGAAATACGTNACCTACCGCTATATTGCCCGCGAACTCGAACTCGGAATGCGACCGGTCGATCCACAGAAATACGTTCCCCGGTTTTGTTCCAGCCTCGATCTGAGCGAAGAAGTCCAATCCAAAGCTAACGAGGTCATTGAAGCCAGCGCAGCAGAGGGGCTCCTCTCGGGGAAATCGCCGACGGGGTACGCTGCTGCTGCAATCTACGCCGCTTCATTACTCTGTAATGAAAAGAAGACCCAGCGCGAAGTCGCCGACGTTGCACAGGTGACCGAAGTCACTATCCGGAATCGGTATCAGGAACAGATCGAAGCAATGGGAATTCAGTAG